The following are from one region of the Gambusia affinis linkage group LG02, SWU_Gaff_1.0, whole genome shotgun sequence genome:
- the ampd3a gene encoding AMP deaminase 3, whose product MPRQFPKVTLSEEEEKKQLLVEKVYASALKEEDDRDTVSMFSVSEDCPIGLQQSQEHELLKELAEQQSEESLMRRQSFMLIRSKTLSLQIPGASDHPDSKTVTPSGSTSSSFSSVAESCPDFQRVTISGDYCAGITLEDYEQAVRSLFNALMLREKYSKLAYHRFCRTTSQFLRSAENLIWDIDDEVLPDMSPCPAVGEDPYSMDNIPKNLNYELKMKNGIVCVYDGGEALRNDQPTDLPYPDLETYAIDLSDVLTMIADGPTKTYCHRRLNFLSSKFYLHEILNETAELKELKSIPHRDFYNVRKVDTHIHAAACMPQKHLLTFIQERYKTDKDRVVLEKDGQEMTLQEVFHSLSMDAYDLTVDSLDVHAGRQTFHRFDKFNSKYNPMGASELREIFLKTDNYLNGEYFARIIKEVASDLEESKYQYAEPRLSIYGRSTDEWDSLAKWFIQQKLHSPNMRWMIQVPRIYDIFKSKNLVTNFAKVLENIFLPLFKATVNPQTHKELHVFLKYVSGFDSVDDETKHSNHMFSYRSPKPEQWTTQDNPPYSYYIFYMYGNIMVLNNLRKERGLNTFQFRPHCGEAGSITHLVSAFLTADNISHGLNLKKSPVLQYLYYLAQIPIAMSPLSNNSLFLEYSKNPLREFLHKGLCVSLSTDDPMQFHYTKEPLMEEYAIAAQLWKLSTCDVCEIARNSVLQSGLSHQEKKHFLGVNYLKDGHEGNDIRRTNVAQIRMAYRHETLCNELSFIADAVKSEATNFH is encoded by the exons ATGCCTCGTCAATTTCCAAAAGTTACCCTtagtgaggaagaggaaaagaagcaGCTACTAGTAGAGAAAGTTTATGCTTCGGCACTAAAAGAAGAAGACGACCGTGATACTGTGTCAATGTTCAGTGTGTCTGAGGACTGCCCAATAGGCCTACAGCAATCACAAGAACATGAGCTGCTGAAGGAGCTGGCAGAGCAACAGTCAGAGGAGAGTCTTATGAG gAGACAAAGTTTTATGCTGATCCGTTCCAAGACACTGTCCCTCCAGATCCCAGGGGCTTCAGATCACCCAGATTCCAAGACAGTTACGCCGTCAGGGTCTACGAGCTCCAGCTTCTCATCTGTAGCAGAAAGCTGTCCTGATTTCCAGAGAGTCACTATTAGTGGAGATTACTGTGCAGGA ATCACGTTGGAAGATTACGAGCAGGCTGTCAGAAGTCTGTTTAACGCGCTGATGCTTAGAGAGAAGTATTCCAAGCTAGCTTATCACAGATTCTGTAGGACTACAAGCCAGTTCCTCCGCAGTGCTGAGAACTTGATATGGGACATAGACGATGAAGTCCTGCCTG ACATGTCCCCATGTCCCGCAGTAGGTGAGGATCCCTACAGCATGGACAACATCCCTAAGAATCTCAACTATGAGCTGAAGATGAAGAATgggattgtgtgtgtgtatgatgGTGGAGAGGCACTAAGAAATGATCAGCCCACTGATCTTCCTTACCCAGATTTGGAGACCTATGCCATAGATCTCAGTGATGTACTGACAATGATTGCAGACGGACCTAC CAAAACCTACTGTCACAGAAGACTTAACTTCTTGAGTTCAAAGTTCTACCTCCATGAGATACTCAACGAGACGGCTGAGCTTAAGGAGCTGAAAAGCATTCCTCACAGAGACTTTTACAACGTTAGGAAG gtGGATACTCACATTCATGCAGCCGCATGTATGCCTCAGAAACACCTACTCACATTCATTCAGGAAAGATACAAAACCGACAAAGACCGTGTAGTCTTGGAAAAAGATGGCCAAGAGATGACCCTTCAGGAGGTTTTCCACAGTCTCAGCATGGATGCTTACGACCTCACTGTGGATTCTCTAGATGTACATGCT GGCAGGCAAACCTTTCACCGGTTTGACAAGTTCAATTCAAAGTATAACCCCATGGGCGCCAGTGAACTCCGGGAGATCTTCCTCAAAACAGACAACTACCTTAATGGAGAGTACTTTGCTCGGATTATAAAG GAGGTGGCCAGCGATTTGGAAGAAAGTAAATATCAGTACGCCGAGCCGCGCCTGTCCATCTACGGACGCTCTACTGATGAGTGGGACAGTCTAGCAAAGTGGTTCATTCAGCAAAAACTTCACTCGCCAAACATGAGGTGGATGATTCAGGTTCCTAGAATATA tgatattttcaagtCAAAGAACCTGGTAACCAATTTTGCcaaggttctggagaacatATTCCTTCCTCTCTTCAAGGCAACTGTGAATCCACAAACCCACAAAGAACTCCATGTCTTCCTCAAATAT gTTTCAGGCTTTGACAGCGTAGATGACGAAACCAAACACAGCAACCACATGTTCTCTTACAGGAGTCCGAAGCCagaacagtggaccacacaggATAACCCTCCATACAGCTACTACATCTTCTACATGTACGGCAACATCATGGTGCTCAACAACCTGAGGAA AGAGCGTGGACTGAACACTTTCCAGTTTCGTCCCCATTGTGGAGAAGCAGGATCGATCACTCATCTGGTCTCTGCTTTTCTGACTGCAGACAACATCTCACATGGGCTCAATCTGAAAAAG AGTCCTGTGCTGCAGTACCTGTACTACCTGGCCCAAATACCTATTGCCATGTCTCCCCTCAGCAACAATAGCCTGTTCCTGGAATACTCCAAAAACCCTCTCAGAGAGTTTCTACACAAAGGTTTGTGTGTGTCACTGTCCACAGATGATCCCATGCAGTTCCACTACACCAAG GAACCTCTAATGGAAGAGTACGCGATAGCAGCTCAGCTGTGGAAGCTCAGCACCTGTGACGTCTGTGAGATTGCCAGGAACAGTGTGCTGCAAAGTGGGCTAAGTCACCAG GAAAAGAAGCACTTCTTAGGAGTGAACTACCTGAAGGACGGACATGAAGGCAATGACATCCGTCGGACAAACGTTGCACAGATC
- the adma gene encoding adrenomedullin a translates to MKTIFHSFLYCCLLALVAHCVELEVNPELKKRLSIWLGSRLRRDLETVTVQKTAESENFVRPEDIRDTLLPHSSTDIKIRTKRSVGCTLGTCIVEDLARRMQQFKDNKLKTSIPHGTDIKIRNKRSAGCALGTCSVHVLAHRVQQFKDNKLKTNVPLNKMSAHGYGRRRRSVPERQISLRMEEGRLRPVWSLNNSQVHKLEALLRRT, encoded by the exons ATGAAAACGATCTTCCACTCCTTCCTCTATTGCTGCCTGCTGGCTTTAGTAGCACACTGTGTGGAACTTGAGGTGAATCCCGAGTTGAAAAAAAG ACTAAGCATATGGCTTGGGAGCAGATTGAGACGGGATCTTGAAACCGTCACAGtacagaaaacagcagagtcTGAAAACTTTGTCAGACCAGAGGACATCAGGGATACCTTGCTGCCACATTCCAG CACTGACATTAAGATCCGAACCAAGAGGTCCGTGGGTTGTACCCTGGGTACTTGCATTGTGGAAGATCTGGCGCGCCGCATGCAACAGTTCAAAGACAACAAGCTGAAGACCAGCATCCCTCATGGCACTGACATTAAGATCCGAAACAAGAGGTCCGCAGGTTGTGCCCTGGGTACCTGCTCGGTGCACGTCCTGGCACATCGTGTACAACAGTTCAAAGACAACAAGCTGAAGACCAACGTCCCTCTTAACAAAATGAGTGCTCATGGATACGGCAGGAGGCGCAGATCTGTTCCGGAGAGGCAAATCTCCCTGAGGATGGAGGAGGGCAGGTTGAGACCTGTGTGGAGTCTGAACAACTCACAAGTTCACAAGCTTGAGGCTCTACTCAGAAGGACATGA